The stretch of DNA GCAGAGCCCCTGAAGGGATAGAGCCGGATCGGTATAGTTGGATTCCAGGTAATCCAGGGCCTCCCTCACCTTTATCTGGGCAAAATTTTCCTGCCGTGTCCGGGTATAGGCGGTGATACGGCTCACCAGATCGATGAACCATGCACGTACTTCATCGAGATTTTTAAGCTGGATAATTTCTGCAAAGGGATCGGAACCGGGCGGAAAAATTTCCGGCTCGGGGATTTCCAGGCCCGTACAGCTCTGCATGATCGACGCCAGGACCAGGGCGAGCTTACGATGATACGCTTCAACCGTAAAGGGGGTATTTTGAAAATACCGGGCCAT from Treponema primitia ZAS-1 encodes:
- a CDS encoding helix-turn-helix transcriptional regulator, whose amino-acid sequence is MARYFQNTPFTVEAYHRKLALVLASIMQSCTGLEIPEPEIFPPGSDPFAEIIQLKNLDEVRAWFIDLVSRITAYTRTRQENFAQIKVREALDYLESNYTDPALSLQGLCKKLDISMSYFSAILKKYHDKTFVEELTDIRLNRAMEMLRTTDLMTYEIAEKIGYRDAHYFSLSFRKYSGLTATEYRNRNRHESPA